The DNA segment CACGCGCGCGGGGCTGGTTCCGCTGACGCTCAGCGGCAAGCACCAGGAGCGATTGGCCGACCTGAGCGGCGTGTCGTTTCCGGTGGAAGCGCGCTGCGGCAAGGCCCGCTTTCGCAATTTCGTGCTGCTGACCCACCGCGGTGTCAGCGGACCGTCGATCCTGCAGATCTCTTCGTACTGGCAACCTGGCGACGACCTGCGCCTGGACTTGCTGCCCGACCGCGATGCGCTGGACTGGCTGGAAACCCAGCAGAAGCAGCGGCCCGATGCCGAACTGAAGACGGTCCTGTCCGACGCGTTGCCGCGCCGCTTCGCCCAGCGCCTGTGCGAGGTCTGGCTGCCCAACCGGCCGATGAAGCAGTTCAACACGCCGCAGCTGAAAGAAGCCGCCGCGCTGCTGGCCGACTGGCCGCTGGTCGCCAGTGGCACCGAGGGCTATCGCACCGCTGAGGTGACGCTGGGCGGCGTGGATACCGACGGCGTATCCAGCAGCACGCTGATGTCGAAGCATGTGCCCGGCCTGTTCTTCGTCGGTGAAGTGCTCGATGTGACCGGCTGGCTGGGCGGCTACAACTTCCAGTGGGCCTGGGCGTCCGGCCATGCGGCCGGCATGGCGGTCTGACGCACTGCGGCGTTCCTGTCCGCAGCGGCCTTGCTACCCTTTGGAAACCGGTGTCATTCGAGGGTTTCCATGGCTCCTGCCTATTACACGTCACGCCGTCAGTTCCTGATCCAGTGCGCCGGCACGTCGATGCTCGCCGCCCTGTCAGCCGCGTTGCCTGTCGGTGCGGCCACGCGAGGCGCGCCCGTCGCGACCACACGCAGTGGCCGCATCGCCGGCCGGACCGAGCGCGGGATCCATGCCTTCCTCGGCGTGCCCTACGGCGCGGATACCTCGACACGCCGCTTCCAGCGCGCGTCCCGCGAGTTGGCATGGACCGGCGTACGTAATGCGACCCGCCACGGCGCCTCCGCCCCACAGCGCGGTGATGCTGACGGTCAGCCAATCAGCGAAGACTGCCTGTTCCTCAACATCCACACACCAGCACTGCGGGACGGGCGGAAGCGCCCGATCCTGGTCTATATCCATGGCGGCGGCTACAACAACGGCTCCGGTTCGCATCCGCTCTACGGCGGCGTAAACCTGTGCCGACGAGGCGACGTCGTCGTGGTCACCGTCAACCACCGGCTCAACGCGTTCGGCTATCTCTACCTGGGCGAAAGCGGCGACGAACGCCTGCGCGACGCCGGCAACGCCGGCCAGCTGGATCTGATCGACGCGCTGTACTGGGTGCGCGAGCATGCCCATGAATTCGGCGGCGATGCAGGCAATGTCACCGTGTTCGGCCAATCCGGCGGCGGCGCCAAGATCGCCACGCTGATGGCGATGCCCGAGGCCGATGGCCTGTTCCACAAGGCGATGACGATGAGCGGGCAACAGGTCACCGCCGCCGGTCCACGCGCCGCGGCCCAGCGTACGGCGCTGTTCCTGGCGGAACTCGGACTCAGCCCACGCGACACGGACGTACTGCTGGCGATGCCGATCGCGCGCCTGCTGGAGGCCACGCGCGTGCGCGATCCCTCGCGGGTGGAGAACACCTCGCTCTACTTCGGCCCCGTGCTGGATACGCACAACCTCCCGCGGCATCCGTTCTATCCCGACGCACCTGCGCTATCGGCGCGCATCCCGATGGTCATCGGCAACACGCGCGACGAAACCCGCGCGTTCCTGGGTAACGACGAGGCGAACTTCGCCCTGACGTGGGACGCGTTGCCGCAGAAGCTGCGCGAACAGCAATACGTGGATCTGTCCCCGGACGCGGTCATCGCCGAGTACCGCCGGCTGTATCCGGACTACACGCCGTCGGAGGTGTTCTTCGCGGCCACCACCGCCGGCCGTTCGTGGCGCGGCGCCATCATCGAAGCTGAAGCGCGTGCGTTGCAGGGCGCGCCTGCCTGGGTCTACCAGTTGGACTGGCGCTCGCCCGCCGAGGATGGTCGCCTGCGCGCCTTCCACACGCTCGATATTCCGCTGGTCTTCGACAACGTCGCGGCAGAGGGATCGAGAACCGGCGACGACGCGCGCGCGCACGCGATGGCCTCGCGCATGAGCGAGGCCCTGATCGCCCTCGCCCGCCATGGCGACCCGAACCACGCCGGTCTGCCGGCGTGGTCGCCGTACACGCTGCCGCAGCGGCAGACGATGGTCTTCGACGACGCCTCACGGTTGCAGGACGATCCGCGCGGGGGCGAACGGCGTCTCTACGAACAGGCGCCCTTCGTTCAACGCGGCACCTTCTGAGCGTCAGCCGCCGGCCATCACTTCGGCCGCGATTTCGAACGACCGCAGCCGCTTGGCGTGATCGAAGATGTTGGCGGTCAGCATCAGCTCGTCGGGACGATGCCGCTGGATGAAGTCCGCGATGCCCTTGCGCACGGTTTCGCGGCTGCCGATCACGGCGCAGGCCAGCGCCTGTGCCACGCCTGCCTTTTCATGCGGCTCCCAGAACGTTTCGATATCGTCGATCGGTGGCGGCACCAGGCCTGCACGGCCACGCCGCAGATTGACGAAGGCCTGTTGCTGGGTGGTGAACAGGTGCTTCGCTTCGGCATCGGTTTCCGCCGCCACTACGTTCAGCGCGAGCATCGCGTGCGGCTTCGGCTGCTGCTTCGACGGACGGAAATCGCGGTGGTACAGCAGCAGCGCCTGGTCCATCGCATCCGGCGCGAAGTGCGACGCGAATGCATACGGCAAGCCGAGCGCAGCCGAGAGCTGTGCGCCGAACAGGCTGGACCCCAGCAGCCACACCGGCACGTCCAAGCCCGCGCCCGGCACGGCACGTACCGCCTGGCCTTCCTGCACCGGCTCGAAATAGCGCAACAGCTCCTGCACATCCTGCGGAAACTGCTCGGCACTGTCGAAGTAGCGGCGCAAAGCGCGCGCGGTCGGTTGGTCGGTGCCGGGCGCGCGGCCCAGGCCCAGGTCGATGCGGCCCGGATACAGCGAGGCCAACGTGCCGAACTGCTCGGCCACCTGCAGCGGCGAATGGTTGGGCAGCATGATGCCGCCCGCACCGACGCGGATCGTCGACGTGGCGCCCGCCACATGGCCGATCAGCACGGCCGTCGCCGCGCTGGCGATGCCCGGCATGTTGTGGTGCTCGGCCAGCCAGTAGCGCGTGTAGCCCCAGCGCTCGGCGTGCTGCGCCAGGTCACGCATGTGGACGAAGGCCTGCGTGGTGTCGCTGCCTTCGCAGACGGGGGCAAGATCGAGGAGCGAATACGGAATCATGGGTCCACCAGCGATGACGATACCATCGTCATGGGGTCGCGCGTGGCGCGATTCCACCTCAGCGGGCGGGATGCTGTATCCCGCTCACCCCAGCAGGTCGAACGGGCCACCCTGCTCCAGCGCACGCTGGTAGGCCGGTCGCGCATGGATGCGCTGCAGGAAGGCGGCGAGGTTCGGATACGCCTCCAGGCCGGCGCGCACAGCGGCGGCTTCGACCGGGAAACTCAT comes from the Pseudoxanthomonas sp. YR558 genome and includes:
- a CDS encoding NAD(P)/FAD-dependent oxidoreductase, which codes for MLPTHDVLVIGGGAAGLMTALTAGQRGLRVLVVEHANKVGKKILMSGGGRCNFTNTGTTPANFLSANPHFCKSALARYTPADFIEMVERHRISYHEKELGQLFCDVSSKLIVKMLVDECLAAGVRIETDCRVERIEQADGVFRVDTSLGRFAAPSLVVATGGLSIPSMGASGFGYDLAKRFGHEVLPTRAGLVPLTLSGKHQERLADLSGVSFPVEARCGKARFRNFVLLTHRGVSGPSILQISSYWQPGDDLRLDLLPDRDALDWLETQQKQRPDAELKTVLSDALPRRFAQRLCEVWLPNRPMKQFNTPQLKEAAALLADWPLVASGTEGYRTAEVTLGGVDTDGVSSSTLMSKHVPGLFFVGEVLDVTGWLGGYNFQWAWASGHAAGMAV
- a CDS encoding carboxylesterase family protein, which codes for MLAALSAALPVGAATRGAPVATTRSGRIAGRTERGIHAFLGVPYGADTSTRRFQRASRELAWTGVRNATRHGASAPQRGDADGQPISEDCLFLNIHTPALRDGRKRPILVYIHGGGYNNGSGSHPLYGGVNLCRRGDVVVVTVNHRLNAFGYLYLGESGDERLRDAGNAGQLDLIDALYWVREHAHEFGGDAGNVTVFGQSGGGAKIATLMAMPEADGLFHKAMTMSGQQVTAAGPRAAAQRTALFLAELGLSPRDTDVLLAMPIARLLEATRVRDPSRVENTSLYFGPVLDTHNLPRHPFYPDAPALSARIPMVIGNTRDETRAFLGNDEANFALTWDALPQKLREQQYVDLSPDAVIAEYRRLYPDYTPSEVFFAATTAGRSWRGAIIEAEARALQGAPAWVYQLDWRSPAEDGRLRAFHTLDIPLVFDNVAAEGSRTGDDARAHAMASRMSEALIALARHGDPNHAGLPAWSPYTLPQRQTMVFDDASRLQDDPRGGERRLYEQAPFVQRGTF
- a CDS encoding LLM class flavin-dependent oxidoreductase, translating into MIPYSLLDLAPVCEGSDTTQAFVHMRDLAQHAERWGYTRYWLAEHHNMPGIASAATAVLIGHVAGATSTIRVGAGGIMLPNHSPLQVAEQFGTLASLYPGRIDLGLGRAPGTDQPTARALRRYFDSAEQFPQDVQELLRYFEPVQEGQAVRAVPGAGLDVPVWLLGSSLFGAQLSAALGLPYAFASHFAPDAMDQALLLYHRDFRPSKQQPKPHAMLALNVVAAETDAEAKHLFTTQQQAFVNLRRGRAGLVPPPIDDIETFWEPHEKAGVAQALACAVIGSRETVRKGIADFIQRHRPDELMLTANIFDHAKRLRSFEIAAEVMAGG